Part of the Azoarcus sp. KH32C genome, GCCAACTGTTCGTAAGCGGGCAGATCGAGCAGTCCATCGAGCGCAGACGGATCGTCGAGGCGGATGCGCATGAACCAGCCGGCCCCCAGCGGATCCTCATTGATGGTGGCAGGTGCCTCGGCAAGGGCCGTATTCACTTCGACGACGGTGCCGGCGAGCGGCATCTTCAGATCGCCGGCAGCCTTCACCGATTCGATCACCGCCGCCTCGTCGCCGGCGCCGAAGCACTCGCCGATCTGCGGCAATTGCACGAACACGATGTCCCCGAGCGCGTTCTGCGCGTACTCCGTGATGCCGACCGTCGCAACGTCTCCCTCGACGCGCAGCCATTCGTGGTCTTCGGTGAATTTCATGATGCTCAT contains:
- the gcvH gene encoding glycine cleavage system protein GcvH, with translation MSIMKFTEDHEWLRVEGDVATVGITEYAQNALGDIVFVQLPQIGECFGAGDEAAVIESVKAAGDLKMPLAGTVVEVNTALAEAPATINEDPLGAGWFMRIRLDDPSALDGLLDLPAYEQLAI